The following coding sequences are from one Solea solea chromosome 11, fSolSol10.1, whole genome shotgun sequence window:
- the LOC131468758 gene encoding PHD and RING finger domain-containing protein 1-like, producing MDTADKCHICLSDFEQQTVGSLEKCQHVFCLDCILQWSQTANTCPVDRISFAVIHQRRCRGGDIQAEIKVKPVKRDSDDEEQASDAVICEECGRSDRRQRLLVCIHCDSGYHMDCLTPALSAAPEGDWVCPDCAAILPHTGASMVEEISDGELTDLLAEVDDTATTSSRLRPSTLNHTSGFTVRRRSTRLRNRARDEPNPRPQTSLHVPKYLLRASRPAVRADDVTTYNQSNTSSSSS from the exons ATGGACACAGCGGATAAATGTCACATCTGTCTGAGTGACTTTGAGCAGCAGACTGTGGGCTCTCTGGAGAAGTGCCAGCATGTCTTCTGTCTTGACTGTATTCTTCAATGGTCCCAG actGCCAACACATGCCCAGTGGACCGGATCAGTTTTGCCGTCATCCACCAAAGGCGGTGTCGTGGAGGGGACATTCAAGCAGAG ATCAAAGTAAAACCAGTGAAAAGggacagtgatgatgaagagCAGGCAAGTGATGCTGTTATCTGTGAGGAATGTGGACGTAGTGACCGCAGGCAGCGGCTGCTAGTGTGCATACACTGTGATTCAGG GTATCATATGGACTGCTTGACTCCAGCATTAAGTGCAGCCCCTGAAGGTGACTGGGTTTGTCCAGACTGTGCAGCCATTCTTCCTCATACAG GCGCCTCCATGGTGGAAGAGATCAGTGATGGAGAACTTACAGACCTTCTAGCTGAAGTTGATGACACTGCAACTACCAGCAGTCGCCTTCGGCCCTCGACCTTGAATCACACAAGCGGCTTCACAGTACGACGACGCAGCACGAGGCTGAGGAACAGAGCCAGAGACGAACCAAATCCTCGCCCACAAACATCCTTG catgtACCTAAATACCTGCTACGAGCATCAAGGCCTGCAGTCAGAGCAGATGACGTGACCACATATAATCAGAGCAATACCAGCAGTTCTTCc AGTTAA
- the ints11 gene encoding integrator complex subunit 11, translating to MPEISITPLGAGQDVGRSCILVSIGGKNIMLDCGMHMGYNDDRRFPDFSYITQNGRLTEFLDCVIISHFHLDHCGALPYMSEMVGYDGPIYMTHPTKAICPILLEDFRKITVDKKGETNFFTSQMIKDCMKKVVPLNLHQTVQVDDELEIKAYYAGHVLGAAMVLIKVGSESVVYTGDYNMTPDRHLGAAWIDKCRPDILISESTYATTIRDSKRCRERDFLKKVHESIERGGKVLIPVFALGRAQELCILLETFWERMNLKAPIYFSTGLTEKANHYYKLFITWTNQKIRKTFVQRNMFEFKHIKPFDRSYADNPGPMVVFATPGMLHAGQSLQIFKKWAGNEKNMVIMPGYCVQGTIGHKILNGQRKLEMEGRSTLDVKLQVEYMSFSAHADAKGIMQLIRMAEPRNMLLVHGEAVKMEFLKGKIEQEFSIDCYMPANGETATVTTNPSVPVDISLNLLKREMALGGPLPDPKKPRTMHGTLIMKENSLKLVSSEQALKDLGLNEHQLRFTCRVQLQDPHTDTDTLQRIYVHLKSVLKGYTIQHLPDGTVMVESIVIKVSSSTEDPNTKVLLLSWSYQDEDLGSFLSTLLKKGLPSGLC from the exons ATGCCTGAAATAAGCATAACGCCACTTG gTGCTGGACAGGATGTCGGCCGCAGCTGCATTCTCGTCTCAATTGGAGGAAAAAACATCATGTTGGACTGTGGGATGCACATGGGATATAATGATGAT AGACGTTTCCCAGATTTTTCCTACATAACCCAGAATGGACGCCTGACagagtttttggactgtgtgatcATCAG CCATTTCCACCTGGATCACTGTGGTGCGCTGCCCTACATGAGTGAGATGGTTGGCTATGACGGCCCCATCTACATGACCCATCCCACCAAGGCCATCTGTCCCATTTTACTGGAAGACTTCCGCAAGATTACTGTTGACAAAAAGGGAGAGACCAACTTTTTCACCTCACAGATGATCAAGGACTGCATGAAGAAAGTGGTTCCTTTGAATCTTCACCAAACGGTCCAG GTCGATGATGAGCTGGAGATCAAGGCGTACTATGCAGGCCATGTCCTCGGAGCTGCCATGGTGCTCATCAAAGTGGGGTCAGAGTCTGTGGTCTACACT GGAGATTACAACATGACACCTGACAGGCATTTAGG TGCTGCATGGATTGATAAGTGCCGTCCAGACATCCTCATCTCAGAGTCGACGTACGCCACCACCATCCGTGACTCAAAGAGATGCCGAGAGAGAGACTTTTTGAAGAAAGTGCATGAAAGCatagaaagaggaggaaaa GTTCTCATTCCTGTTTTTGCACTTGGACGAGCACAAGAACTCTGTATCCTGCTGGAAACATTTTG GGAGAGAATGAACTTAAAGGCCCCAATCTACTTCTCCACTGGGCTGACAGAGAAAGCTAATCATTACTACAAGCTTTTCATAACATGGACCAACCAAAAGATTCGGAAAACCTTTGTACAGagaaacatgtttgaatttaaGCACATCAAACCTTTCGATCGATCCTATGCCGATAATCCTGGACCTATG GTGGTGTTTGCCACACCAGGTATGCTGCATGCTGGTCAGTCTCTGCAAATCTTTAAGAAATGGGCTGGCAATGAGAAGAACATG GTGATTATGCCTGGTTACTGTGTACAAGGAACAATTGGTCATAAGATCTTAAATGggcagaggaaactggagatgGAAGGGAGATCGACG TTGGACGTGAAGCTGCAGGTGGAGTACATGTCCTTCAGTGCCCATGCAGATGCTAAAGGCATTATGCAGCTCATTCGTATGGCAGAGCCTCGCAACATGCTGCTGGTACACGGGGAGGCTGTCAAAATGGAGTTCCTCAAGGGAAAGATCGAACAGGAGTTCA GTATAGACTGTTACATGCCAGCGAATGGCGAGACGGCAACTGTGACGACAAACCCCAGTGTTCCGGTGGATATCTCGCTCAACCTGCTCAAGAGGGAGATGGCTCTCGGGG GTCCTCTGCCTGATCCCAAAAAACCTCGCACCATGCATGGAACACTGATCATGAAAGAAAAC AGCCTGAAGCTGGTGTCCTCGGAGCAGGCTCTGAAGGACCTGGGCCTCAACGAACACCAGCTGCGCTTCACCTGCCGCGTGCAGCTCCAAGACCCGCACACTGATACCGACACACTCCAAAGGATCTATGTACACCTGAAAAG CGTATTAAAAGGTTACACTATCCAGCACCTCCCCGACGGCACCGTCATGGTGGAGTCTATCGTCATCAAAGTGTCGTCCTCCACTGAGGACCCCAACACCAAGGTCCTGCTGCTTTCTTGGAGCTATCAG gATGAAGACTTGGGCAGTTTCCTTTCAACTCTGCTGAAAAAGGGGCTTCCATCTGGACTGtgctaa
- the LOC131468550 gene encoding lysophosphatidic acid receptor 4, translated as MMNVTDSGCNIPTAEFQYYLFPVVYILALVVGLPGNLAAFFVFTFKITPRTAFSVYISNLALADIIILCTLPFRIHYHLNRNNWVFGDVACRITGILFFANIYLSICFMTCICVDRYMATVHPHTYLRIRWPWVSLAVSAVLWCATTVAMLIFVLMGPLETNADKSGSHSCFENFAKHEWNTRLGTYSLFSLIFCSLLPSLIILVCYPLAVRRISMIRTTTAQRAVRVIYTILAITLLCFLPNHVVYLLHLLHRMEVIKSCTSASHIYVARRVTMALVTLNTCLDPVLYYVTTRHCEWKHLNMRWLRKRVQKRSGVYTIALS; from the coding sequence atgatgaacgtcaCTGACTCAGGCTGCAACATCCCTACAGCCGAGTTCCAGTACTACCTCTTTCCAGTGGTCTACATCCTGGCTTTAGTTGTAGGTCTGCCTGGAAATCTGGCTGCTTTCTTTGTCTTCACCTTCAAGATCACCCCTCGCACAGCCTTCAGTGTTTACATCAGTAACCTGGCTCTGGCAGACATCATCATCCTCTGCACTCTACCCTTTCGAATCCACTACCACCTCAACAGGAACAACTGGGTGTTTGGGGACGTTGCCTGTCGCATCACAGGGATTCTCTTCTTCGCCAACATCTACTTGAGCATCTGTTTCATGACTTGTATCTGTGTGGACCGCTACATGGCCACAGTCCATCCGCACACCTATCTGAGGATACGGTGGCCCTGGGTCTCTCTGGCTGTGAGCGCGGTGCTCTGGTGCGCCACCACAGTGGCAATGCTCATCTTTGTCCTCATGGGACCTCTGGAAACGAATGCAGACAAATCTGGAAGCCACAGCTGCTTTGAGAACTTCGCCAAGCATGAGTGGAACACACGTTTGGGGACGTACAGCCTGTTCAGCCTGATCTTCTGCTCCCTGCTGCCGTCCCTGATCATCCTGGTGTGTTACCCACTGGCTGTGAGGCGCATCTCCATGATCCGAACAACAACAGCCCAAAGGGCTGTGAGGGTCATTTACACCATCCTGGCGATCACGCTGCTCTGCTTCCTGCCCAACCATGTGGTCTACCTGCTGCACCTTCTGCATCGCATGGAAGTCATCAAGAGCTGCACCTCCGCCAGCCACATCTATGTTGCCAGGCGGGTCACCATGGCCCTCGTCACCCTCAACACATGCCTGGACCCCGTGCTTTACTATGTCACCACCCGCCACTGCGAGTGGAAGCATTTAAACATGAGGTGGCTGCGTAAACGGGTTCAGAAGAGAAGCGGTGTTTATACCATTGCATTGAGTTGA